Genomic window (Spirosoma sp. KCTC 42546):
GTTAGTATGCTCAGCAGTTGCATTAGGCTTGAAAGAAAAGTACAATTTGTAATTCATAAACCAGTTACTCATATAAATTAACTAATCATGAATCAAAGTGCATATTTGGAAACTACAGCCTTTGTTACTGAAGCATATGGTGTAGAGATTTTGACTAATAATGAACTAGCTGATAATGCCGGTGGGCTTGCATTCCTTATCCCAGTAGCCATTGCTCTTCTTGAAGGAACCGCTATTGGCGTAACTATTGCTGGTGGGCTATATGGAGTTTATAAAGCCGCTCGCTCATAACCATCCTCTCAAATCAAGCACGGCCCAGAGTACTCTGGGCCGTGCTTATTTTCCATTAAATCGATGAAAAATAAAATGTTCAAATCGGCAACTTTATTAGTTTATATAATTGTGGTCCTCCTATTAGTGTATTGGATAACACTGAAAATCAAGTGAGTGCAAATCTAAACCTTACTTTGTCTACTCTCAAAGCCCAGCTCTACGGCGGCATTGCTTTTTTTATTGGTGCGCCCTTGCTGGTCTGGCCTTTTAGTCAACTATGGAATTTTTCATTAAAGCAGATAGCGGCTTCGGGGCTAGCCCCAATTCTATTGTTTATTGCGGCTATGTTTGTTGGCATTGTCGTGCATGAATTAATTCACGGTCTTACGGCAATGTGGGTCGGGCGGTTGCCCTGGCAAAAAATAAAATTTGGTGTGCAATGGCAATCAGGAACTCCGTATTGCCATCCTACCGTGCCGATGCCTGCCCGTGCTTATCGTATTGTGGTTATTATGCCGTTGGTTACGCTAGGCTTAGTTCCTTACGGGGCGGCTTTAGCCACTGGTAACGTCTGGTTGCTAGCGTTCGGTGTGTTTTTTACGTTAGCGGCCTTCGGCGATATAATAATACTCTGGCTCATGCGCCACCTCCGCGCTACCGAGTTAGTTCAGGACCATCCTACCAAAGTTGGTCTGATCATTGTTTCACCAGACTCCACACCTTGATTCGTTCTATAATACCCCAATACCTGCTGCCTTTACTGTTTTTTATT
Coding sequences:
- a CDS encoding DUF3267 domain-containing protein produces the protein MSTLKAQLYGGIAFFIGAPLLVWPFSQLWNFSLKQIAASGLAPILLFIAAMFVGIVVHELIHGLTAMWVGRLPWQKIKFGVQWQSGTPYCHPTVPMPARAYRIVVIMPLVTLGLVPYGAALATGNVWLLAFGVFFTLAAFGDIIILWLMRHLRATELVQDHPTKVGLIIVSPDSTP